TACAGGAACTGGTACAGCGTGACGCCGCAGGGTCCTTGGAATACCGGATTATGAAGGAGATTGGACCTGCGCACAGCCGTGAGTTCGAATCACGAGTCTACCTGAATGGCCAGGAATTAGGAACAGGAACTGGCCGCTCCAAGAAAGAAGCAGAGCAGCATGCTGCCCAGATGGCCCTTGAAAAGCTGAAGGCTCATATAGAGGCTGCCCCTGAGCAGGACAGCTAAATAGCATAATAGATTGATCCTAACAACTTAACTAATACAAAAAAGTGAGAAGTGTCGAGCATAAGAGCCTGGCCAACTTTCTTCCCAGGATAGCTTCCCCATGTATCCTCCGAGAAGTGGTGGCTTAGAAATGGCCTATTCGCTGGCGCTTTTCTTACGACATCTCAGATAAAAAGTAACAGGAAAGGGAGAGCCCTATTGTTTTTAAAACGATTAGATGTAGTCGGCTTTAAATCATTTGCCGAGAGAATATCTGTGGAATTCGTACCGGGTGTTACTGCTGTCGTGGGACCCAATGGAAGCGGAAAGAGCAATATCACAGATTCCATTCGATGGGTTCTTGGTGAACAATCTGCCCGGTCGCTCCGAGGTTCGAAGATGGAAGATATCATCTTTGCCGGCAGTGATTCCAGGAAGCCGCTGAATTTTGCAGAAGTCACGTTAACTCTTGATAACGAAGATCAATCATTGCCGCTTGATTACAACGAAGTAAGTGTAACCAGACGTGTCTACCGTTCAGGTGACAGCGAATATTTAATTAATAAACAGAACTGCAGATTGAAGGATATTGTCGATCTATTCATGGACTCAGGACTTGGCCGTGAAGCATTCTCTATTATCAGCCAGGGAAGAGTTGAGGAAATCCTCAACAGCAAGCCAGAAGACCGCAGGACGATTTTCGAAGAAGCGGCAGGTGTCCTTAAATATAAATCCCGAAAGAAAAAAGCTGAGAACAAGCTTTTTGAAACGCAGGAGAATTTAAACCGTGTAACAGACATTATCCATGAGCTGGAAGCTCAGGTTGAGCCGTTAAAAATCCAGGCTTCCATTGCTAAGGATTATCTTCAGCAAAAGGAAGAGCTTGAGCAAATTGAAGTAGCGCTGACAGCCTATGAAATTGAAGATTTGCATGCCCGATGGGAGCAGCTTTCCAAACAGCTGGAACACCATAAAGAAGATGAAATAAAGCAGTCTGCCCTTTTGCAGAAGAAAGAAGCGGAAATTGAAAAGATGAGGGACCACTTAGCTGCACTCGATGAATCGGTCAGCGACCTTCAGAATGTCCTTCTGCATGCGAGTGAGGAGCTCGAGAAGCTGGAAGGCAGGAGAGAAGTCCTCAAGGAACGAAAGAAAAATGCTTCGCAAAATAAAGGCCAGCTTGAAAAGAATATTGAAGAACTGACTTCTTCCATTGCCAGACTGGAGGAACAGAAGGCCGAGTATAAGAAAGCTGTTTTCGAATTGAGCGAAGAAGCCGGTGCCCTCCAAAAAGAGCTGCAGCAAAAACAGGAGCATTTAAAGCTCTATAGCGAAGATGTCGAGCTTAAAATCGATTCAATCAAAAGTGATTACATCGAGGTGCTGAATGAACAGGCCAGCGCTAAAAATGAAAAAATCTATATCGAGCAGCAGCTGCAGCAGCAGGAAGCCAAAGGATCCAGACTGGATCATGACAATGACAGATTTGTAGGGATCCGCGATGAAATAAATGAAAAGAAAGCAGAAATCGAGGATAAGGTGGCATCCGCACAGCAAGAATTGGAAGAACAGGCAAAGCTATTCTTTGAAGAACAGAAAAAGCTGGAATCTTTAAGAAGTAATTATGAAAAGCAAGAGAAAACTCTCTATCAAGCTTATCAGTTCCTGCAACAGGCAAAATCAAAGAAGGAAATGCTGGAGGAAATGGAAGAGGATTACTCTGGTTTCTTCCAGGGAGTAAAAGAGGTGCTGAAAGCCAGGAATTCCAAACTACAGGGAGTTGAAGGAGCAATTGCCGAGCTGATTAACGTGCCTAAGCAATACGAAACGGCAATCGAGACAGCTCTGGGCGGCGCTATGCAGCATATTGTTGTCAAGACTGAAGAGAATGCACGAGCCGCCATCCAGTATCTAAAGCAAAAGTCATTTGGCAGGGCGACTTTCCTCCCCCTCAGTATCATAAAGGGTAAATACCTGACCGGCTCGCAGACCACGCTTCTTTCGGGATACAGTGCCTATATCGGCACTGCTGCGGATTTGATTCAATATGATGAAAAGTATGCCGAGGTGGTCAAAAACCTGTTAGGGAATGTTATTATTGCCAAGGATTTGAAGGGTGCCAACGAAATAGCAAAAATGCTGCAATATCGCAGCAGAATCGTCACCCTTGATGGAGATGTAGTTAACCCTGGCGGTTCGATGACTGGTGGAGCGGTAAAGCAAAAATCCTCCTCTCTTTTAAGCAGAAAAGGCGAATTAGAGGATTTAACCAACAAGCTAGCCGATATGGAAGAAAAAACAAGGGTGCTAGAATCCAGGGTCAAAGCATTGAAGGCGGATATCCACTCAAGCGAATTGAGGCTGGAAGAACTGAGGAAAACAGGGGAAGAGCTTCGTTTTAAGCAACAGACCCTAAAAGGCGACCTTAGGGAAGTCGAGCTTGAGCAGAAAAATATCAATGAACGTTTGTCTGTGTACGATTCTGAAAAGACCCAGATGGATACCGACAGGGAAAAGCTGGTATCGAGACTGGCAGAACTTGATCGGCTATTGGCCAAGCATCAGCAGACACTTGTCCAATTAGATAAAGAAATAGAAAGATTGACTGAGCTCAAAAACTCTAACTCTACTTCCAAGGATACGCTTATTTCTGAAATCAGTGATTTGAAAATCATTCTGGCCTCCAAAAAGGAACAGCTTACCCATGTGAAGGAAAAACTGGAGTCCACAATCTTTCAGGCAGAAGAGCAATCAGGAAAATTGGCTTTCATGAAAGAAGATCTTTCTTTGCTATCATCAGAGATGACTGATAGCTCGTCTGGTGAATCCCAGCTGGAGGAAGCAGCAAAACAGAAGCTCCAGGATAAAAATGAAACACTTAAATTGATTGCCTCAAGAAGACATGAACGTCTCGAGCTGCAAAACAAACTTGAGGATCAGGAACTAGAGTCGAAGGAACTAAGAAGACTGCAAAAAGGAATGAATGAAGTACTGAAGGATGAGGAAGTGAAATTGAACAGGCTCGATGTAGAACTGGACAATAAGCTGGCACATCTTCGGGAAGAATACCTGCTTTCCTATGAAGCCGCTAAAGAACAATATCCGCTGACAATCCCGGCTGATGAAGCAAGAAGAAAAGTGAAGCTTATCAAAATGGCGATTGAAGAGCTCGGCACAGTCAACATTGGAGCAATTGAAGAATACGAGCGGGTATCTGAGCGTTATGAATTCCTGCTCGAGCAAAAGAACGATCTGCAGGAAGCAAAAGACACATTGTTCCTTGTTATTGAGGAAATGGACCAGGAAATGAAGAAACGTTTTGAGCAGACCTTTACTGGCATCCGATCACACTTTGAGTCTGTTTTCCAGGCCTTGTTTGGCGGCGGAAGAGCAGATCTGAAATTGACACAGCCTGATGATCTTTTAAACACAGGTGTGGAAATTGTCGCACAGCCGCCCGGGAAGAAGCTCCAGAATCTTGGGCTTTTGTCTGGCGGTGAGCGGGCATTGACTGCGATTGCACTGTTATTCTCGATTCTTAAGGTCCGTCCCGTTCCATTCTGTATCCTGGATGAGGTGGAAGCCGCATTGGATGAAGCCAATGTATACCGTTTCGCCCAATACTTGAAAAAATACCGTGATGAAACGCAATTTATTGTCATCACCCACCGTAAGGGTACAATGGAGGAAGCGGATGTCCTTTATGGTGTCACCATGCAGGAATCAGGTGTCTCCAAGCTTGTATCCGTCAGGCTGGAGGATTCAAAAGAACTTGTCAAAATGTAATGAGAGAGGCGATGGACTGTGAGTTTTTTTAAGAAATTAAAAGAAAAGTTTTCGACACAGACTGAAAGTGTTACAGAGAAATTCAAAGATGGCCTGACGAAAACAAGAGACAATTTTTCCAACAAGGTAAATGATCTTGTTTCACGTTACCGGAAGGTGGATGAGGAGTTTTTTGAAGAACTTGAGGAAATTTTGATCCAGGCAGATGTCGGCTTTGATACCGTAATGGAATTAGTCGAAGAGCTTAAAAAAGAAGTCAAGCGCAGAAACATCCAGGATACGAAGGATGTACAGGCAGTCATTTCCGAGAAGCTTGTAGAAATCTATGAGGACGGTACTGAGGATGAATCGTTCAGGCTGAACATTCAGGAAGACGGATTGACTGTTATATTATTCGTAGGCGTGAATGGGGTAGGGAAAACGACGACCATTGGCAAATTGGCTCACAAATTCAAGAGCGAAGGGAAGAATGTCCTTCTTGCTGCTGGAGATACCTTCCGTGCTGGGGCAATTGAGCAGCTCGAAGTATGGGGCGATCGCGTTGGTGTGGATGTCATCAAGCAGGCAGAAGGCTCCGACCCGGCTGCAGTCATGTATGATGCGGTTCAGTCTGCGAAATCAAGAAAAGCTGATATTCTAATCTGTGATACTGCTGGCAGATTGCAAAATAAGGTCAACCTAATGAAGGAGCTTGAAAAGGTAAAGCGTGTGATTGAACGCGAAGTGCCGGGCGCACCACATGAAGTTCTGCTCGTTCTGGATGCAACTACCGGCCAAAATGCACTTATTCAGGCTAAGACTTTTAAGGAAGCAACCGACGTAAGCGGAATTGTGCTTACCAAGCTTGATGGGACAGCCAAGGGCGGTATTGTGCTAGCGATACGCAAAGAGCTCAATATTCCGGTAAAATTTGTCGGTCTTGGCGAAAAAATGGATGACCTACAGGAATTCGACGCTGAAAGATATGTTTATGGCCTGTTCGCTGACCTGGTAGAGGAAGAAGAAACAGCCGAAGAATCTTGATTTACCAGTAAATTGCTGTAAAGAACTTTTCTTGACAGGTAAGACGAACGTGTGTAAACTCTTAATGTAAAGGTATTTCACTTAACATGGGGGAATATGAATGCTTGAGAAAACGAACCGCATGAATTATTTGTATGATTTTTATCAGGCATTGCTGACTCCAAAACAAAGCAGTTATATGGCTCTATACTATCTTGATGATTACTCTCTTGGGGAAATTGCCGAGGAGTATGATGTTAGCCGGCAGGCTGTATACGACAATATCAAACGTACCGAAGCGATGCTCGAGGAGTATGAAGAGAAGCTTCTTCTGTTCGACAAATTCCAGAAGCGAAGCGGGCTGCTTTCAAAAGTGAGAGAGCTCATTGCTGAAAATGGAGACCCCGGCGCTTTGGGAGAACTAGTAGATGAGATTGAGAAATTAGACTAGGGAGGCACATGATATGGCATTTGAAGGATTGGCCGACCGACTGCAAAATACGATGCAAAAAATCCGCGGCAAAGGAAAGGTATCCGAAGCGGATGTTAAAGAAATGATGCGAGAGGTCCGTCTGGCTCTCCTTGAGGCAGACGTTAACTTTAAGGTTGTAAAAGATTTTGTAAAGAAGGTCACTGAAAGGGCAATTGGCCAGGAGGTCGTTAAAAGCCTTACTCCAGGACAGCAGGTTATCAAGGTTGTAAAAGAAGAACTCACCGAGTTGATGGGTGGGGAGCAAAGCAAGATTGCTGCCTCCAGCCGTCCGCCGACAGTCATCATGATGGTCGGTCTACAAGGTGCAGGTAAAACGACGACGACCGGAAAGCTTGCCAATCTTCTTCGAAAAAAATACAACCGAAAGCCGTTGCTAGTAGCTGCGGATATATACCGTCCAGCGGCAATCAAGCAGCTTGAAACGCTTGGCAAACAGCTTAGCATGCCGGTATTTTCATTAGGCGACCAGGTCAGCCCCGTCGAGATCGCGAAACAGGCGATCGCTAAAGCGAAGGAAGACCACAATGACTATGTGCTTATCGATACCGCGGGCCGGCTGCATGTTGACGAAAACCTGATGGATGAGCTTAAGCAAATTAAAGAGCTTTCCAAGCCGGACGAAATCTTCCTTGTCGTCGATGCAATGACAGGGCAGGATGCTGTCAACGTAGCCCAGAGCTTCAATGAACAGTTAGGCTTGACAGGGGTAGTCCTGACAAAGCTTGATGGCGATACTAGAGGCGGTGCAGCGCTTTCCATCCGCGCCGTGACAAATACGCCAATCAAATTTGTCGGCCTTGGAGAAAAACTTGATGCACTGGAAGCATTCCACCCTGAAAGGA
The nucleotide sequence above comes from Mesobacillus jeotgali. Encoded proteins:
- the ffh gene encoding signal recognition particle protein, coding for MAFEGLADRLQNTMQKIRGKGKVSEADVKEMMREVRLALLEADVNFKVVKDFVKKVTERAIGQEVVKSLTPGQQVIKVVKEELTELMGGEQSKIAASSRPPTVIMMVGLQGAGKTTTTGKLANLLRKKYNRKPLLVAADIYRPAAIKQLETLGKQLSMPVFSLGDQVSPVEIAKQAIAKAKEDHNDYVLIDTAGRLHVDENLMDELKQIKELSKPDEIFLVVDAMTGQDAVNVAQSFNEQLGLTGVVLTKLDGDTRGGAALSIRAVTNTPIKFVGLGEKLDALEAFHPERMASRILGMGDVLTLIEKAQANVDEEKAKELEKKMRTASFTLDDFLDQLGQVRKMGPLDEILKMMPGANKIKGMNNLQIDEKQISHVEAIIQSMTSNEKTHPEIINANRRKRIAKGSGTSIQEVNRLLKQFEDMKKMMKQMTNMQQKGKKKGGFKLPFNPF
- the ftsY gene encoding signal recognition particle-docking protein FtsY produces the protein MSFFKKLKEKFSTQTESVTEKFKDGLTKTRDNFSNKVNDLVSRYRKVDEEFFEELEEILIQADVGFDTVMELVEELKKEVKRRNIQDTKDVQAVISEKLVEIYEDGTEDESFRLNIQEDGLTVILFVGVNGVGKTTTIGKLAHKFKSEGKNVLLAAGDTFRAGAIEQLEVWGDRVGVDVIKQAEGSDPAAVMYDAVQSAKSRKADILICDTAGRLQNKVNLMKELEKVKRVIEREVPGAPHEVLLVLDATTGQNALIQAKTFKEATDVSGIVLTKLDGTAKGGIVLAIRKELNIPVKFVGLGEKMDDLQEFDAERYVYGLFADLVEEEETAEES
- the smc gene encoding chromosome segregation protein SMC, which translates into the protein MFLKRLDVVGFKSFAERISVEFVPGVTAVVGPNGSGKSNITDSIRWVLGEQSARSLRGSKMEDIIFAGSDSRKPLNFAEVTLTLDNEDQSLPLDYNEVSVTRRVYRSGDSEYLINKQNCRLKDIVDLFMDSGLGREAFSIISQGRVEEILNSKPEDRRTIFEEAAGVLKYKSRKKKAENKLFETQENLNRVTDIIHELEAQVEPLKIQASIAKDYLQQKEELEQIEVALTAYEIEDLHARWEQLSKQLEHHKEDEIKQSALLQKKEAEIEKMRDHLAALDESVSDLQNVLLHASEELEKLEGRREVLKERKKNASQNKGQLEKNIEELTSSIARLEEQKAEYKKAVFELSEEAGALQKELQQKQEHLKLYSEDVELKIDSIKSDYIEVLNEQASAKNEKIYIEQQLQQQEAKGSRLDHDNDRFVGIRDEINEKKAEIEDKVASAQQELEEQAKLFFEEQKKLESLRSNYEKQEKTLYQAYQFLQQAKSKKEMLEEMEEDYSGFFQGVKEVLKARNSKLQGVEGAIAELINVPKQYETAIETALGGAMQHIVVKTEENARAAIQYLKQKSFGRATFLPLSIIKGKYLTGSQTTLLSGYSAYIGTAADLIQYDEKYAEVVKNLLGNVIIAKDLKGANEIAKMLQYRSRIVTLDGDVVNPGGSMTGGAVKQKSSSLLSRKGELEDLTNKLADMEEKTRVLESRVKALKADIHSSELRLEELRKTGEELRFKQQTLKGDLREVELEQKNINERLSVYDSEKTQMDTDREKLVSRLAELDRLLAKHQQTLVQLDKEIERLTELKNSNSTSKDTLISEISDLKIILASKKEQLTHVKEKLESTIFQAEEQSGKLAFMKEDLSLLSSEMTDSSSGESQLEEAAKQKLQDKNETLKLIASRRHERLELQNKLEDQELESKELRRLQKGMNEVLKDEEVKLNRLDVELDNKLAHLREEYLLSYEAAKEQYPLTIPADEARRKVKLIKMAIEELGTVNIGAIEEYERVSERYEFLLEQKNDLQEAKDTLFLVIEEMDQEMKKRFEQTFTGIRSHFESVFQALFGGGRADLKLTQPDDLLNTGVEIVAQPPGKKLQNLGLLSGGERALTAIALLFSILKVRPVPFCILDEVEAALDEANVYRFAQYLKKYRDETQFIVITHRKGTMEEADVLYGVTMQESGVSKLVSVRLEDSKELVKM
- a CDS encoding putative DNA-binding protein produces the protein MLEKTNRMNYLYDFYQALLTPKQSSYMALYYLDDYSLGEIAEEYDVSRQAVYDNIKRTEAMLEEYEEKLLLFDKFQKRSGLLSKVRELIAENGDPGALGELVDEIEKLD